The DNA segment CTGCGCTGGCAGGCCGGGGCGATCCTGGGGCCCTCGCTGGCCGGTCTGGTGGTGGCCTACGCCGGGCACCCCACCGCCTACTCCGTCACGGTCGTCACCTTCGCCGCCTCCGTGCTGATGTGCCGGCGGCTCGCGCCCGCACCGCCCGCCGAGAAGGGCGCGAAGCCGTCGCTGCGCGGCATCGTGGAGGGCGCCCGCTACGCCTGGAGCCGGCCGGTGCTGCTCGGCACATACGCGATCGACATGGCCGCGATGTTCTTCGCGTTCCCGAATGCCATCTTCCCGTTCCTGGCGGACGACCTGGGCGCCGACTGGTCGCTGGGCCTGATGTACGCGGCGGACTCGGTCGGCGCGCTGCTGCTGGGGCTGACCAGCGGGTGGACCGCGCGGGTGCGCCGGCACGGGCTGTTCGTGGTGTGCGGTGCCGCCGTCTGGGGGCTGGCCATCGCGGCGGCGGGCTGGTTCGGCAACGTGTGGCTGGTGCTGTGCTGCCTGGCGCTGGCCGGGGCGGGCGACATGCTCAGCGGGCTCGGCCGCTCGACCATCTGGAACCAGACGATCCCGGAGGCGCTGCGGGGCCGGCTCGCGGGCATCGAGGTGCTCTCGTACAGCGTCGGCCCGCAGCTGGGCCAGGTCCGGGCGGGCTCCATGGCGAGCTGGACCGGCACCAGGGCGGCGATCTGGAGCGGCGGGGTGGCCTGCGTGGCCTCGGTGGCGGTGC comes from the Streptomyces sp. NBC_00525 genome and includes:
- a CDS encoding MFS transporter, which produces MTSRPSLAARLAALLPDLSPWRSSADFRLLWVQGIITYFGSFMALIALPLQIKDLTGSPLAVGAMGAVELVPLVVCGLYGGALADAADRRKIILASEAGLGLLAVILLVNAALPDPMLWPLYVVAAGVSALSGLQRPALDSLMARIVPHDQLPAAAALNSLRWQAGAILGPSLAGLVVAYAGHPTAYSVTVVTFAASVLMCRRLAPAPPAEKGAKPSLRGIVEGARYAWSRPVLLGTYAIDMAAMFFAFPNAIFPFLADDLGADWSLGLMYAADSVGALLLGLTSGWTARVRRHGLFVVCGAAVWGLAIAAAGWFGNVWLVLCCLALAGAGDMLSGLGRSTIWNQTIPEALRGRLAGIEVLSYSVGPQLGQVRAGSMASWTGTRAAIWSGGVACVASVAVLAATLPKLVTYDSATDEDALRRRAARPEEPEEPAAAPAT